The Chlorocebus sabaeus isolate Y175 chromosome 16, mChlSab1.0.hap1, whole genome shotgun sequence genome window below encodes:
- the CLUH gene encoding clustered mitochondria protein homolog isoform X3, which produces MVIKTDELPAAAPADSARDHGSQAGGKGRPGAAELPSVMLLNGDCPESLKKEEGAAEPPRENGLDEADPGDETTGQEVIVIQDTGFSVKILAPGIEPFSLQVSPQEMVQEIHQVLMDREDTCHRTCFSLHLDGNVLDHFSELRSVEGLQEGSVLRVVEEPYTVREARIHVRHVRDLLKSLDPSDAFNGVDCNSLSFLSVFTDGDLGDSGKRKKGLEMDPIDCTPPEYILPGSRERPLCPLQPQNRDWKPLQCLKVLTMSGWNPPPGNRKMHGDLMYLFVITAEDRQVSITASTRGFYLNQSTAYHFNPKPASPRFLSHSLVELLNQISPAFRKNFAVLQKKRVQRHPFERIATPFQVYSWTAPQAEHAMDCVRAEDAYTSRLGYEEHIPGQTRDWNEELQTTRELPRKNLPERLLRERAIFKVHSDFTAAATRGAMAVIDGNVMAINPSEETKMQMFIWNNIFFSLGFDVRDHYKDFGGDVAAYVAPTNDLNGVRTYNAVDVEGLYTLGTVVVDYRGYRVTAQSIIPGILERDQEQSVIYGSIDFGKTVVSHPRYLELLERTSRPLKILRHRVLNDRDEEVELCSSVECKGIIGNDGRHYILDLLRTFPPDLNFLPVPGEELPEECARAGFPRAHRHKLCCLRQELVDAFVEHRYLLFMKLAALQLMQQKTSQLETPSSLENGGPSSLESKSEDPPGPEAGSEEEGSSASGLAKVKELAETIAADDGTADPRSREVIRNACKAVGSISSTAFDIRFNPDIFSPGVRFPESCQDEVRDQKQLLKDAAAFLLSCQIPGLVKDCVEHAVLPMDGATLAEVMRQRGINMRYLGKVLELVLRSPARHQLDHVYKIGIGELITRSAKHIFKTYLQGVELSGLSAAISHFLNCFLSSYPNPVAHLPADELVSKKRNKRRKNRPPGAADNTAWAVVTPQELWKDICQEAKNYFGFHLECETVDQAVETYGLQKITLLREISLKTGIQVLLKEYSFDSRHKPAFTEEDVLNIFPVVKHVNPKASDAFHFFQSGQAKVQQGFLKEGCELINEALNLFNNVYGAMHVETCACLRLLARLHYIMGDYAEALSNQQKAVLMSERVMGIEHPNTIQEYMHLALYCFASSQLSTALSLLYRARYLMLLVFGEDHPEMALLDNNIGLVLHGVMEYDLSLRFLENALAVSTKYHGPKALKVALSHHLVARVYESKAEFRSALQHEKEGYTIYKTQLGEDHEKTKESSEYLKCLTQQAVALQRTMNEIYRNGSSANIPPLKFTAPSMASVLEQLNVINGILFIPLSQKDLENLKAEVARRHQLQEASRNKDRAEEPMATEPAPAGAPEDLGSQPPAAKDPSPSVQG; this is translated from the exons ATGGTCATCAAGACGGACGAGTTGCCGGCGGCCGCCCCGGCCGACAGCGCCCGGGATCACGGCTCGCAGGCCGGGGGCAAGGGGCGGCCGGGCGCGGCCG AGCTGCCATCAGTCATGCTCTTAAACGGGGACTGCCCAGAGAGcctgaagaaggaggaaggggcgGCCGAGCCACCCAGGGAAAATGGGCTTGATGAGGCTGACCCGGGAGACGAGACCACCGGCCAGGAAGTCATTGTCATTCAGGACACGGGCTTTTCTGTGAAGATCCTCGCCCCTGGGATCGAGCCCTTCTCCCTGCAG GTGTCCCCGCAGGAGATGGTGCAGGAGATCCACCAGGTGCTCATGGACCGTGAGGACACGTGTCACCGCACCTGCTTCTCGCTGCACCTGGATGGCAACGTGCTGGACCACTTCTCGGAGCTGCGCAGTGTTGAGGGGCTGCAGGAGGGCTCCGTGCTGCGCGTGGTGGAAG AGCCGTACACGGTGCGTGAGGCCCGCATCCACGTGCGCCACGTCCGAGACCTGCTCAAGAGCCTGGACCCATCCGATGCCTTCAACGGGGTTGACTGCAACTCCTTGTCCTTCCTGAGTGTCTTCACCGACGGCGACCTGGGAG ACAGCGGGAAGCGGAAGAAGGGCTTGGAGATGGATCCCATCGACTGTACACCGCCCGAGTACATCCTGCCAGGGAGCCGGGAGCGGCCACTGTGTCCCCTGCAGCCCCAAAACCGCGACTGGAAG CCCTTGCAGTGCCTGAAAGTGCTCACCATGAGCGGCTGGAACCCGCCCCCGGGGAACCGGAAGATGCACGGGGACCTCATGTACCTGTTTGTGATCACGGCCGAGGACCGGCAAGTCAGCATCACCGCGTCCACACGGGGCTTCTACCTGAACCA GTCCACGGCTTATCACTTCAACCCCAAGCCCGCCAGCCCCCGCTTCCTCAGCCATTCCCTGGTGGAGCTGCTCAACCAGATCAGCCCAGCTTTCAGGAAGAACTTCGCTGTGCTGCAGAAGAAAAG GGTCCAGCGCCACCCATTCGAGAGGATCGCCACCCCGTTCCAGGTGTACAGCTGGACAGCACCCCAGGCGGAGCATGCCATGGATTGCGTGCGCGCAGAGGATGCCTATACCTCGAGGCTGGGCTACGAGGAGCACATTCCTGGACAG ACCCGAGATTGGAACGAGGAGCTGCAGACGACGAGGGAGCTGCCTCGCAAGAACCTGCCTGAGCGGCTGCTCCGAGAAAGGGCCATATTCAAG GTGCACAGCGACTTCACCGCGGCAGCCACCCGGGGTGCCATGGCCGTCATTGACGGCAATGTAATGGCCATCAACCCCAGCGAGGAGACCAAGATGCAGATGTTCATCTGGAACAACATCTTCTTCAGCCTGGGCTTCGACGTCCGAGACCACTACAAGGACTTCGGGGGGGACGTGGCAGCCTACGTGGCGCCCACCAACGACCTGAACGGCGTCCGCACCTACAACGCGGTGGACGTGGAGGGGCTGTAcacgctgggcacggtggtggtgGATTACCGCGGCTACCGCGTCACGGCCCAGTCCATCATCCCCGGCATCCTGGAGCGGGACCAGGAGCAGAGCGTCATCTACGGCTCCATCGACTTCGGGAAGACCGTGGTGTCGCACCCGCGGTACCTGGAGCTGCTGGAGCGCACGAGTCGGCCCCTCAAGATCCTGCGGCACCGGGTGCTCAACGACCGCGACGAGGAGGTGGAGCTCTGCTCCTCGGTCGAGTGCAAGGGCATCATTGGCAACGACGGGCGCCACTATATCCTCGACCTGCTGCGCACCTTCCCCCCAGACCTCAACTTCCTGCCGGTGCCTGGCGAGGAGCTGCCTGAGGAATGCGCCCGCGCCGGCTTCCCGCGCGCGCACCGGCACAAGCTCTGCTGCCTGCGCCAGGAGCTGGTGGACGCCTTCGTGGAGCACAG GTACCTCCTCTTTATGAAGCTGGCTGCCCTGCAGCTGATGCAGCAGAAAACCAGCCAGCTGGAGACCCCCTCCTCCCTGGAAAATGGTGGTCCTTCCTCCTTGGAGTCCAAGTCTGAGGACCCTCCAGGACCGGAGGCGGGAAGTGAGGAGGAGGGTAGCAGCGCCAGCGGCCTGGCCAAGGTGAAGGAGCTGGCAGAGACCATCGCCGCAGACGACGGCACAG CAGACCCTCGGAGCCGGGAGGTGATCCGCAACGCGTGCAAGGCGGTCGGCTCCATCAGCAGCACTGCCTTCGACATTCGCTTCAATCCTGACATCTTCTCACCAG GGGTTCGCTTCCCTGAGTCCTGCCAGGATGAAGTTCGGGACCAGAAGCAGCTGCTGAAGGACGCGGCTGCCTTCCTGCTGTCCTGCCAGATCCCTGGCTTG GTAAAGGACTGCGTGGAGCACGCGGTGTTGCCGATGGACGGGGCGACGCTGGCTGAGGTGATGCGCCAGCGTGGCATCAACATGCGCTACCTGGGCAAGGTGCTGGAGCTGGTGCTGCGGAGCCCGGCCCGCCACCAGCTGGACCACGTCTAC AAAATCGGCATTGGAGAACTCATCACCCGCTCGGCCAAGCACATCTTCAAGACATACTTACAG GGAGTCGAGCTCTCCGGCCTCTCAGCCGCCATCAGCCACTTCCTGAACTGCTTCCTGAGCTCCTACCCTAACCCCGTGGCCCACCTGCCCGCCGACGAGCTGGTCTCCAAGAAGAGGAATAAGAGGAGGAAAAACCGGCCCCCCGGGGCTGCGGATAACACAGCCTGGGCTGTCGTGACCCCGCAGGAGCTCTGGAAGGACATCTGCCAGGAGGCCAAGAACTACTTTGGCTTCCACCTCGAGTG TGAGACTGTGGACCAGGCTGTGGAGACCTACGGCCTGCAGAAGATAACACTCCTGCGGGAGATCTCGCTGAAAACAGGGATCCAG GTCCTGCTGAAGGAGTACAGCTTCGACAGTCGCCACAAGCCCGCGTTCACCGAGGAGGACGTGCTCAACATCTTCCCCGTGGTCAAGCACGTCAACCCCAAGGCCTCGGATGCCTTCCATTTCTTCCAGAGCGGCCAGGCCAAAGTGCAGCAGG gcttcctgaaggagggCTGTGAGCTCATCAATGAGGCCCTGAACCTGTTTAACAACGTCTACGGAGCCATGCACGTGGAGACCTGTGCCTGCCTGCGCCTCCTCGCCCGCCTCCATTACATCATGGGCGACTACGCAGAG GCCCTGAGTAACCAGCAGAAGGCAGTGCTGATGAGCGAGCGGGTGATGGGAATTGAGCACCCCAACACCATCCAGGAATAT ATGCACCTGGCCCTGTACTGCTTCGCCAGCAGCCAGCTGTCCACGGCCCTGAGCCTGCTGTACCGCGCCCGCTACCTCATGCTGCTGGTGTTCGGGGAAGACCACCCCGAGATGGCGCTGCTGGAC AACAACATCGGGCTGGTGCTGCACGGGGTGATGGAGTACGACCTGTCGCTGCGCTTCCTGGAGAACGCGCTGGCCGTCAGCACCAAGTACCACGGGCCCAAGGCCCTCAAGGTGGCCCTCAG CCACCACCTTGTCGCGCGCGTCTACGAGAGCAAAGCTGAGTTCCGGTCGGCCCTGCAGCACGAGAAGGAGGGTTACACCATCTACAAGACGCAG CTGGGCGAGGACCATGAGAAGACCAAGGAGAGCTCCGAGTACCTCAAGTGCCTGACCCAGCAGGCCGTGGCCTTGCAGCGCACCATGAATGAGATCTACCGCAACGGCTCCAGCGCCAACATCCCGCCGCTCAAG TTCACAGCCCCCAGCATGGCCAGCGTCTTGGAGCAGCTGAACGTCATTAACGGCATCCTGTTCATTCCTCTCAG CCAAAAAGACCTGGAGAATCTGAAAGCCGAGGTGGCGCGGCGGCACCAGCTCCAGGAGGCCAGCAGAAACAAGGATAGGGCCGAGGAGCCCATGGCCACCGAGCCTGCGCCAGCGGGGGCCCCAGAGGACCTGGGCTCCCAGCCCCCGGCTGCCAAGGACCCTTCTCCGAGCGTGCAGGGATAG
- the CLUH gene encoding clustered mitochondria protein homolog isoform X4 produces MVIKTDELPAAAPADSARDHGSQAGGKGRPGAAELPSVMLLNGDCPESLKKEEGAAEPPRENGLDEADPGDETTGQEVIVIQDTGFSVKILAPGIEPFSLQVSPQEMVQEIHQVLMDREDTCHRTCFSLHLDGNVLDHFSELRSVEGLQEGSVLRVVEEPYTVREARIHVRHVRDLLKSLDPSDAFNGVDCNSLSFLSVFTDGDLGDSGKRKKGLEMDPIDCTPPEYILPGSRERPLCPLQPQNRDWKPLQCLKVLTMSGWNPPPGNRKMHGDLMYLFVITAEDRQVSITASTRGFYLNQSTAYHFNPKPASPRFLSHSLVELLNQISPAFRKNFAVLQKKRVQRHPFERIATPFQVYSWTAPQAEHAMDCVRAEDAYTSRLGYEEHIPGQTRDWNEELQTTRELPRKNLPERLLRERAIFKVHSDFTAAATRGAMAVIDGNVMAINPSEETKMQMFIWNNIFFSLGFDVRDHYKDFGGDVAAYVAPTNDLNGVRTYNAVDVEGLYTLGTVVVDYRGYRVTAQSIIPGILERDQEQSVIYGSIDFGKTVVSHPRYLELLERTSRPLKILRHRVLNDRDEEVELCSSVECKGIIGNDGRHYILDLLRTFPPDLNFLPVPGEELPEECARAGFPRAHRHKLCCLRQELVDAFVEHRYLLFMKLAALQLMQQKTSQLETPSSLENGGPSSLESKSEDPPGPEAGSEEEGSSASGLAKVKELAETIAADDGTDPRSREVIRNACKAVGSISSTAFDIRFNPDIFSPGVRFPESCQDEVRDQKQLLKDAAAFLLSCQIPGLVKDCVEHAVLPMDGATLAEVMRQRGINMRYLGKVLELVLRSPARHQLDHVYKIGIGELITRSAKHIFKTYLQGVELSGLSAAISHFLNCFLSSYPNPVAHLPADELVSKKRNKRRKNRPPGAADNTAWAVVTPQELWKDICQEAKNYFGFHLECETVDQAVETYGLQKITLLREISLKTGIQVLLKEYSFDSRHKPAFTEEDVLNIFPVVKHVNPKASDAFHFFQSGQAKVQQGFLKEGCELINEALNLFNNVYGAMHVETCACLRLLARLHYIMGDYAEALSNQQKAVLMSERVMGIEHPNTIQEYMHLALYCFASSQLSTALSLLYRARYLMLLVFGEDHPEMALLDNNIGLVLHGVMEYDLSLRFLENALAVSTKYHGPKALKVALSHHLVARVYESKAEFRSALQHEKEGYTIYKTQLGEDHEKTKESSEYLKCLTQQAVALQRTMNEIYRNGSSANIPPLKFTAPSMASVLEQLNVINGILFIPLSQKDLENLKAEVARRHQLQEASRNKDRAEEPMATEPAPAGAPEDLGSQPPAAKDPSPSVQG; encoded by the exons ATGGTCATCAAGACGGACGAGTTGCCGGCGGCCGCCCCGGCCGACAGCGCCCGGGATCACGGCTCGCAGGCCGGGGGCAAGGGGCGGCCGGGCGCGGCCG AGCTGCCATCAGTCATGCTCTTAAACGGGGACTGCCCAGAGAGcctgaagaaggaggaaggggcgGCCGAGCCACCCAGGGAAAATGGGCTTGATGAGGCTGACCCGGGAGACGAGACCACCGGCCAGGAAGTCATTGTCATTCAGGACACGGGCTTTTCTGTGAAGATCCTCGCCCCTGGGATCGAGCCCTTCTCCCTGCAG GTGTCCCCGCAGGAGATGGTGCAGGAGATCCACCAGGTGCTCATGGACCGTGAGGACACGTGTCACCGCACCTGCTTCTCGCTGCACCTGGATGGCAACGTGCTGGACCACTTCTCGGAGCTGCGCAGTGTTGAGGGGCTGCAGGAGGGCTCCGTGCTGCGCGTGGTGGAAG AGCCGTACACGGTGCGTGAGGCCCGCATCCACGTGCGCCACGTCCGAGACCTGCTCAAGAGCCTGGACCCATCCGATGCCTTCAACGGGGTTGACTGCAACTCCTTGTCCTTCCTGAGTGTCTTCACCGACGGCGACCTGGGAG ACAGCGGGAAGCGGAAGAAGGGCTTGGAGATGGATCCCATCGACTGTACACCGCCCGAGTACATCCTGCCAGGGAGCCGGGAGCGGCCACTGTGTCCCCTGCAGCCCCAAAACCGCGACTGGAAG CCCTTGCAGTGCCTGAAAGTGCTCACCATGAGCGGCTGGAACCCGCCCCCGGGGAACCGGAAGATGCACGGGGACCTCATGTACCTGTTTGTGATCACGGCCGAGGACCGGCAAGTCAGCATCACCGCGTCCACACGGGGCTTCTACCTGAACCA GTCCACGGCTTATCACTTCAACCCCAAGCCCGCCAGCCCCCGCTTCCTCAGCCATTCCCTGGTGGAGCTGCTCAACCAGATCAGCCCAGCTTTCAGGAAGAACTTCGCTGTGCTGCAGAAGAAAAG GGTCCAGCGCCACCCATTCGAGAGGATCGCCACCCCGTTCCAGGTGTACAGCTGGACAGCACCCCAGGCGGAGCATGCCATGGATTGCGTGCGCGCAGAGGATGCCTATACCTCGAGGCTGGGCTACGAGGAGCACATTCCTGGACAG ACCCGAGATTGGAACGAGGAGCTGCAGACGACGAGGGAGCTGCCTCGCAAGAACCTGCCTGAGCGGCTGCTCCGAGAAAGGGCCATATTCAAG GTGCACAGCGACTTCACCGCGGCAGCCACCCGGGGTGCCATGGCCGTCATTGACGGCAATGTAATGGCCATCAACCCCAGCGAGGAGACCAAGATGCAGATGTTCATCTGGAACAACATCTTCTTCAGCCTGGGCTTCGACGTCCGAGACCACTACAAGGACTTCGGGGGGGACGTGGCAGCCTACGTGGCGCCCACCAACGACCTGAACGGCGTCCGCACCTACAACGCGGTGGACGTGGAGGGGCTGTAcacgctgggcacggtggtggtgGATTACCGCGGCTACCGCGTCACGGCCCAGTCCATCATCCCCGGCATCCTGGAGCGGGACCAGGAGCAGAGCGTCATCTACGGCTCCATCGACTTCGGGAAGACCGTGGTGTCGCACCCGCGGTACCTGGAGCTGCTGGAGCGCACGAGTCGGCCCCTCAAGATCCTGCGGCACCGGGTGCTCAACGACCGCGACGAGGAGGTGGAGCTCTGCTCCTCGGTCGAGTGCAAGGGCATCATTGGCAACGACGGGCGCCACTATATCCTCGACCTGCTGCGCACCTTCCCCCCAGACCTCAACTTCCTGCCGGTGCCTGGCGAGGAGCTGCCTGAGGAATGCGCCCGCGCCGGCTTCCCGCGCGCGCACCGGCACAAGCTCTGCTGCCTGCGCCAGGAGCTGGTGGACGCCTTCGTGGAGCACAG GTACCTCCTCTTTATGAAGCTGGCTGCCCTGCAGCTGATGCAGCAGAAAACCAGCCAGCTGGAGACCCCCTCCTCCCTGGAAAATGGTGGTCCTTCCTCCTTGGAGTCCAAGTCTGAGGACCCTCCAGGACCGGAGGCGGGAAGTGAGGAGGAGGGTAGCAGCGCCAGCGGCCTGGCCAAGGTGAAGGAGCTGGCAGAGACCATCGCCGCAGACGACGGCACAG ACCCTCGGAGCCGGGAGGTGATCCGCAACGCGTGCAAGGCGGTCGGCTCCATCAGCAGCACTGCCTTCGACATTCGCTTCAATCCTGACATCTTCTCACCAG GGGTTCGCTTCCCTGAGTCCTGCCAGGATGAAGTTCGGGACCAGAAGCAGCTGCTGAAGGACGCGGCTGCCTTCCTGCTGTCCTGCCAGATCCCTGGCTTG GTAAAGGACTGCGTGGAGCACGCGGTGTTGCCGATGGACGGGGCGACGCTGGCTGAGGTGATGCGCCAGCGTGGCATCAACATGCGCTACCTGGGCAAGGTGCTGGAGCTGGTGCTGCGGAGCCCGGCCCGCCACCAGCTGGACCACGTCTAC AAAATCGGCATTGGAGAACTCATCACCCGCTCGGCCAAGCACATCTTCAAGACATACTTACAG GGAGTCGAGCTCTCCGGCCTCTCAGCCGCCATCAGCCACTTCCTGAACTGCTTCCTGAGCTCCTACCCTAACCCCGTGGCCCACCTGCCCGCCGACGAGCTGGTCTCCAAGAAGAGGAATAAGAGGAGGAAAAACCGGCCCCCCGGGGCTGCGGATAACACAGCCTGGGCTGTCGTGACCCCGCAGGAGCTCTGGAAGGACATCTGCCAGGAGGCCAAGAACTACTTTGGCTTCCACCTCGAGTG TGAGACTGTGGACCAGGCTGTGGAGACCTACGGCCTGCAGAAGATAACACTCCTGCGGGAGATCTCGCTGAAAACAGGGATCCAG GTCCTGCTGAAGGAGTACAGCTTCGACAGTCGCCACAAGCCCGCGTTCACCGAGGAGGACGTGCTCAACATCTTCCCCGTGGTCAAGCACGTCAACCCCAAGGCCTCGGATGCCTTCCATTTCTTCCAGAGCGGCCAGGCCAAAGTGCAGCAGG gcttcctgaaggagggCTGTGAGCTCATCAATGAGGCCCTGAACCTGTTTAACAACGTCTACGGAGCCATGCACGTGGAGACCTGTGCCTGCCTGCGCCTCCTCGCCCGCCTCCATTACATCATGGGCGACTACGCAGAG GCCCTGAGTAACCAGCAGAAGGCAGTGCTGATGAGCGAGCGGGTGATGGGAATTGAGCACCCCAACACCATCCAGGAATAT ATGCACCTGGCCCTGTACTGCTTCGCCAGCAGCCAGCTGTCCACGGCCCTGAGCCTGCTGTACCGCGCCCGCTACCTCATGCTGCTGGTGTTCGGGGAAGACCACCCCGAGATGGCGCTGCTGGAC AACAACATCGGGCTGGTGCTGCACGGGGTGATGGAGTACGACCTGTCGCTGCGCTTCCTGGAGAACGCGCTGGCCGTCAGCACCAAGTACCACGGGCCCAAGGCCCTCAAGGTGGCCCTCAG CCACCACCTTGTCGCGCGCGTCTACGAGAGCAAAGCTGAGTTCCGGTCGGCCCTGCAGCACGAGAAGGAGGGTTACACCATCTACAAGACGCAG CTGGGCGAGGACCATGAGAAGACCAAGGAGAGCTCCGAGTACCTCAAGTGCCTGACCCAGCAGGCCGTGGCCTTGCAGCGCACCATGAATGAGATCTACCGCAACGGCTCCAGCGCCAACATCCCGCCGCTCAAG TTCACAGCCCCCAGCATGGCCAGCGTCTTGGAGCAGCTGAACGTCATTAACGGCATCCTGTTCATTCCTCTCAG CCAAAAAGACCTGGAGAATCTGAAAGCCGAGGTGGCGCGGCGGCACCAGCTCCAGGAGGCCAGCAGAAACAAGGATAGGGCCGAGGAGCCCATGGCCACCGAGCCTGCGCCAGCGGGGGCCCCAGAGGACCTGGGCTCCCAGCCCCCGGCTGCCAAGGACCCTTCTCCGAGCGTGCAGGGATAG